In a single window of the Pseudodesulfovibrio profundus genome:
- a CDS encoding IS3 family transposase (programmed frameshift): MTKSSKRRKHSDKFKAKVALEAIRGVKTLAQLAAEYKVHPNQISTWKRQLLENVDDIFSSGKKAKSQEEITAPLFEEIGRLKMDIKWLEKKLLSLPLEVRRQWIKPDREYSIRRQCKLAGISRSGFYYKPVAESDENLALMRLIDEQYLRQPDYGSPRMTDWLKTQGHQVNHKRVERLMQLMGLQAITPGPHTSVPNPEHPVFPYLLKGVAIERKNQVWSADITYIPMQRGFLYLVAVIDWWSRFVLAWELSNSMDSSFCVEALNKALRISTPEVFNTDQGAQFTSREFTGVLQSKGIAISMDGKGRAIDNVFIERLWWTVKYEDIYPRAYCDGIELYHGLTRYFRYYNEERGHSSLDKRTPAAVYRSNLNVH; this comes from the exons ATGACAAAGAGCAGCAAAAGACGGAAACATTCGGACAAGTTTAAGGCCAAGGTCGCACTTGAGGCGATTCGTGGCGTGAAGACGCTTGCGCAACTGGCTGCGGAGTACAAAGTGCACCCCAATCAGATTTCCACGTGGAAGCGGCAGCTCCTTGAGAATGTCGATGACATCTTTTCCAGTGGCAAGAAAGCCAAAAGCCAGGAGGAGATAACCGCACCGTTATTTGAGGAGATCGGTCGGCTCAAGATGGACATCAAGTGGCTTGAAAAAAAGTTGT TAAGCCTGCCGCTTGAGGTGCGCCGCCAGTGGATCAAACCAGATCGGGAGTATTCCATCCGGCGGCAATGCAAGTTGGCAGGCATTTCCCGTTCGGGATTTTACTACAAGCCTGTAGCCGAATCCGATGAAAATTTAGCCTTGATGCGTCTCATCGACGAGCAGTATCTGCGTCAGCCGGATTACGGCTCGCCGCGCATGACGGATTGGCTGAAGACCCAAGGCCATCAAGTCAACCACAAACGAGTTGAGCGACTGATGCAACTGATGGGCTTGCAAGCCATCACTCCAGGGCCGCATACGAGTGTCCCCAATCCGGAGCATCCCGTGTTTCCGTATCTGCTGAAAGGAGTTGCCATTGAGAGGAAAAATCAAGTCTGGAGCGCTGACATCACCTACATCCCCATGCAGCGCGGCTTTCTGTACCTGGTGGCAGTGATAGACTGGTGGAGCCGCTTCGTGCTGGCTTGGGAGCTATCGAACTCGATGGATAGTTCTTTCTGCGTGGAGGCGCTCAACAAGGCTTTGCGCATTTCTACGCCGGAGGTGTTCAACACGGACCAGGGAGCGCAGTTCACGAGTCGTGAATTTACCGGAGTTTTGCAGAGCAAGGGAATTGCAATCAGCATGGACGGCAAAGGTCGCGCAATCGACAATGTCTTCATAGAGCGGCTGTGGTGGACGGTGAAATATGAGGATATTTACCCTAGGGCGTACTGTGATGGAATCGAGCTATACCATGGGCTTACGCGCTATTTTAGGTATTACAACGAGGAGCGCGGTCATTCGTCGTTGGACAAAAGAACTCCCGCTGCCGTATACAGAAGCAACTTGAATGTTCATTGA
- a CDS encoding ABC transporter ATP-binding protein, with amino-acid sequence MDKKYLLEVNNLSKRFGGLQALDDVNLQIEEGSIHAIIGPNGAGKSTLLNALIGLIESDQGTVWFQGRPIIGDNPYDKDKLPVMKPHDIIQLGIARVFQTPQIFPAMSLIHNVAIAGLAKRDGHFSPRALEALDSDHQVIGEATNYLRRLGLGEQLHVQAEHLSRGDKRRLELAVCLASHPRLLLLDEPTAGMSRHDTNKTIDLLKDIHKTGMTKVVIEHDMHVVFSLADRISVLAQGKIIASGKPEEVRADPRVKEAYLGGGHA; translated from the coding sequence ATGGACAAGAAATACCTTTTGGAAGTGAACAATCTGAGCAAACGCTTCGGGGGATTGCAGGCACTGGACGACGTCAACCTCCAGATCGAGGAGGGCAGTATTCACGCCATCATCGGTCCCAATGGAGCGGGCAAGTCCACGTTGCTCAACGCCCTGATCGGGCTCATCGAATCAGACCAGGGCACAGTCTGGTTCCAGGGGCGGCCCATCATTGGGGACAACCCCTATGACAAAGACAAGCTGCCTGTGATGAAGCCCCATGACATCATCCAGCTCGGTATCGCGCGAGTCTTTCAGACACCGCAGATATTCCCGGCCATGTCGCTCATACACAATGTGGCGATTGCCGGACTTGCCAAGCGGGACGGGCATTTCTCGCCGCGTGCTCTTGAGGCCCTGGACTCAGATCATCAGGTTATTGGAGAAGCCACCAACTATCTGCGACGGCTTGGTCTTGGAGAACAACTGCATGTCCAGGCGGAGCATCTGTCTCGTGGCGACAAACGTCGGTTGGAGCTGGCGGTCTGCCTAGCTTCACACCCGCGCCTGCTCCTACTTGATGAACCCACGGCGGGAATGTCGCGCCACGATACCAACAAGACCATCGACCTGCTCAAGGACATCCACAAAACCGGCATGACCAAAGTCGTCATCGAGCACGACATGCATGTGGTTTTCAGTTTGGCAGATCGCATCAGTGTACTGGCGCAGGGCAAGATCATTGCCAGCGGCAAGCCCGAGGAAGTTCGGGCAGACCCACGCGTCAAGGAAGCCTACCTGGGAGGAGGACACGCATGA
- a CDS encoding methylated-DNA--[protein]-cysteine S-methyltransferase has protein sequence MVLPLALDLHWCDDEITSISPRFADADEQSVSFSAHAKEIESALERYINGQRPQWPDLPLHMTDLTDFQRVTLDATKAIPQGATRTYGELAADIGSSGGAQAVGRVMATNPFPIIYPCHRVLGSNGKLVGFSAKDGLKMKQYLLRLEGALL, from the coding sequence GTGGTCTTGCCTCTTGCGCTGGATTTACACTGGTGTGACGACGAGATCACGTCCATCAGCCCCCGCTTCGCCGATGCCGATGAACAGAGCGTATCGTTTTCCGCCCATGCGAAAGAAATCGAATCCGCTTTGGAGCGATACATAAACGGCCAGCGACCACAATGGCCGGACCTTCCCCTCCACATGACCGATCTCACCGACTTCCAACGGGTCACCTTGGACGCCACAAAAGCCATTCCCCAAGGGGCAACCAGAACTTACGGCGAACTGGCTGCCGACATCGGCTCCTCGGGCGGAGCACAAGCTGTGGGGCGTGTCATGGCAACCAATCCGTTTCCGATCATTTACCCCTGCCACAGAGTACTCGGCTCCAATGGGAAACTGGTCGGATTCAGCGCAAAAGACGGCCTGAAAATGAAACAGTACCTGCTCCGACTGGAAGGCGCTCTCCTGTAA
- a CDS encoding CBS domain-containing protein: protein MIKKRMEEIYTPNVYSVSPDTPTSEALATMRDRKISCIVIVDGGQPAGIFTERDVIRCVATQGLGFADNPISEVCASPHPLDH from the coding sequence ATGATTAAAAAGCGGATGGAGGAGATCTATACTCCCAATGTCTACAGCGTGTCTCCAGACACGCCAACCTCGGAAGCCCTTGCCACCATGCGGGACAGGAAGATCAGTTGTATCGTGATCGTGGATGGTGGGCAGCCAGCGGGTATTTTTACGGAACGGGATGTCATCCGGTGCGTTGCAACACAGGGACTCGGCTTTGCCGACAATCCGATCTCTGAGGTCTGCGCCTCCCCCCATCCTTTGGACCACTGA
- a CDS encoding outer membrane protein, producing MTRVHFIVVCLFTLLVIPGQALAEERTPFYVGAKLGVSLMGVDDVKNTTQIANRAAINKKSEEDTLLMLGGTIGYDWSKSHDIPVRTELEYMVREDFGYKANPTFKNALVATKTNVDMAVQTVLANVYYDFDTGTAFTPFIGGGIGYAFLQSDADVTVIATDVKSSKKREETNFVWQIGGGVAYDISDHWTLDTSYRYLDMGSMEWGAPTNLGIKADEITAHEVVMGLRYTF from the coding sequence ATGACTCGAGTACATTTTATTGTTGTTTGTTTGTTTACCTTACTTGTAATTCCCGGCCAGGCTTTAGCGGAAGAACGCACTCCGTTTTATGTCGGGGCGAAGTTAGGCGTTTCCCTGATGGGCGTTGACGACGTGAAGAATACTACGCAAATCGCCAATAGGGCAGCCATCAACAAGAAGAGCGAAGAAGATACTCTTTTGATGTTAGGTGGAACTATCGGGTACGATTGGAGCAAATCACATGATATTCCTGTTCGCACTGAGCTTGAATACATGGTTCGTGAGGATTTTGGTTATAAGGCGAATCCCACGTTCAAAAATGCCCTTGTTGCGACAAAGACTAATGTCGACATGGCAGTCCAGACCGTATTGGCAAACGTGTATTATGACTTTGATACCGGTACTGCCTTCACTCCGTTTATCGGTGGTGGAATTGGGTATGCATTCCTTCAATCAGATGCGGATGTGACGGTTATCGCCACTGATGTTAAGTCGAGCAAAAAGAGAGAAGAAACAAATTTTGTTTGGCAAATCGGGGGTGGTGTTGCCTACGATATTTCGGACCATTGGACTCTCGATACGAGCTATCGCTATCTGGACATGGGAAGCATGGAATGGGGGGCACCTACTAACTTGGGTATCAAAGCTGATGAGATTACAGCCCATGAAGTGGTGATGGGCCTTCGCTACACATTCTAA
- a CDS encoding ABC transporter ATP-binding protein, whose product MSTQLKEKERDTTFKDAFLSCRDLHAYYGESYIVQGVSFDIKESEVVALLGRNGAGKTSTLRTIARARDPELHQGEIWLDDQPLHTMPTFKAARAGVQLVPEDRRIIPGISVEENLIISQVAKPIGWPLERVYESFPRLAERRKQDAATLSGGEQQMLAVARAVARDLKLLLLDEPYEGLAPQIVREIEDIVNKIKEMGITTIIVEQNAVAALQLADSAIILDMGEVVFQGTAQEVLDNEELRDTYLAI is encoded by the coding sequence ATGAGTACCCAGCTTAAGGAAAAAGAAAGGGATACGACATTCAAGGATGCGTTTTTGTCATGCCGTGATCTGCACGCCTACTACGGTGAAAGTTATATTGTCCAAGGTGTATCCTTTGACATCAAGGAAAGCGAGGTTGTCGCACTCCTTGGGCGCAATGGAGCCGGCAAGACCTCAACGTTGCGAACCATTGCCAGGGCACGAGACCCCGAATTGCATCAGGGTGAGATTTGGTTGGACGATCAGCCGCTCCACACCATGCCGACGTTCAAGGCGGCCCGTGCCGGAGTTCAACTCGTCCCCGAAGACAGACGAATCATTCCGGGGATCAGTGTCGAAGAGAATCTGATCATTTCCCAGGTGGCCAAGCCCATCGGATGGCCTTTGGAACGTGTTTATGAGTCCTTCCCGAGGCTCGCAGAGCGGCGCAAGCAGGATGCGGCCACTTTATCTGGAGGAGAGCAGCAAATGCTCGCCGTTGCCAGAGCTGTGGCCCGTGACCTCAAGCTCCTGTTGCTCGATGAACCTTATGAGGGACTCGCTCCGCAGATCGTTCGGGAAATCGAGGATATCGTCAACAAGATCAAGGAAATGGGAATCACGACAATCATAGTCGAGCAAAATGCTGTTGCAGCACTGCAACTGGCTGACTCGGCCATCATCCTCGATATGGGTGAAGTCGTGTTTCAGGGAACGGCCCAAGAGGTCCTGGACAATGAAGAGTTGCGAGACACCTATCTGGCAATCTGA
- a CDS encoding sigma-70 family RNA polymerase sigma factor, with the protein MSSKDNDTQLNSNIMEPELVEEDIDEQAIDEEALKSAHVEGKTVSSQAVPVSPPAKVEPIETLLPAFAKPTSKEVRVRDPLQLYLREIARFPMLDPDEEYALAKRVQDENDQDAAFKLVSSHLRLVVKIAMDFQRKWMQNALDLVQEGNVGLLKAVTKFDPEKGIKFSYYAAFWIKAYILKYIMDNWRMVKVGTTQTQRKLFYNLNKERQRLLALGFDPTTEALSKSLGVSETDVEEMDQRLSKNDMSLNTPLGEDSDATKMDFLPSFGPGVEETIASDQIVDLMLENIKAIRPSLNEKELAILDDRLLSEDPVTLREIGERFEVTRERVRQIEARLLVKIREYMTEKIKGFSKDWVLEHE; encoded by the coding sequence ATGTCATCCAAAGATAATGATACACAGTTGAATTCGAACATCATGGAGCCGGAGCTTGTCGAAGAAGACATTGACGAGCAGGCCATAGACGAAGAGGCACTCAAATCTGCCCATGTGGAGGGCAAAACCGTCAGCTCCCAGGCAGTGCCGGTTTCCCCGCCCGCCAAAGTGGAACCGATTGAAACGCTGCTTCCCGCCTTTGCCAAGCCGACTTCCAAGGAAGTCCGAGTACGCGACCCCCTTCAGTTGTACCTGCGGGAGATTGCGCGATTTCCCATGCTCGACCCGGACGAGGAATACGCGCTGGCCAAACGCGTGCAGGATGAGAACGATCAGGATGCCGCATTCAAGCTGGTTTCCTCCCATCTTCGCCTTGTGGTCAAGATTGCCATGGATTTTCAGCGCAAATGGATGCAGAACGCCCTTGATCTGGTGCAGGAAGGCAATGTCGGCCTTCTCAAGGCCGTAACAAAATTCGATCCTGAAAAGGGAATCAAATTTTCCTACTATGCTGCATTCTGGATCAAGGCGTACATCCTGAAATACATCATGGACAACTGGCGCATGGTCAAGGTGGGCACCACCCAGACGCAACGCAAGCTGTTCTACAACCTGAACAAGGAACGGCAGCGCCTTCTGGCTCTCGGATTTGATCCGACCACCGAAGCGCTCTCCAAGTCCCTGGGGGTGAGCGAGACCGATGTCGAAGAGATGGACCAACGTCTGTCCAAGAACGACATGTCGCTCAACACGCCCCTTGGCGAGGACTCGGATGCCACGAAAATGGACTTCCTGCCGTCGTTTGGCCCCGGCGTCGAGGAGACCATCGCCAGCGACCAGATCGTGGACCTGATGCTTGAAAACATCAAAGCGATCCGGCCCTCGCTTAATGAGAAGGAACTGGCTATCCTTGATGACCGTCTGCTCTCAGAGGACCCCGTCACCCTGCGCGAAATCGGGGAACGATTCGAGGTGACCAGAGAGCGGGTGCGGCAGATCGAAGCACGCCTACTGGTCAAGATTCGGGAATACATGACCGAAAAGATCAAAGGGTTTTCCAAAGACTGGGTACTGGAACACGAATAA
- a CDS encoding homocysteine S-methyltransferase family protein, producing the protein MPDFRSVLRDDKVYFFDGGYGTLLQSRGLPAGLSPELWGLKEPDVIRGVHQDYIDAGANVLTTNTFGGSRPKLGMDADPYELNKAMTEIARQVAGDNAFVAASIGPTGHFVEPLGDLTFRELVDIFKEQIRGCVDGGADLILGETHFDLAEAKAVVVAARQVCDLPVALSMTFEGDASLTGTTPQTFVDTMQNMGVELIGTNCSAGPEQMQNILRSWAPRLETPVFAEANAGLPELDDDGNTRFRLPPEPFAEQAAAFVDLGAKFIGGCCGTTPDHIRALRAKVGDKTWQRPEKTDDAQLVLTSRAVSVPIGFNHPGVIIGERINPTGKKQLTAELQDGAFTEALRFASEQIDLGAPVLDVNVGAPMVDEVALLPELTKTLISRFSTPLSIDSNDPKAVEAGLWVYPGSPLVNSISGESGKMEELGPLCKQFGAPFILLPIVGNKLPVTAAERLTVIEGLLQQAYDLGIPKRLIMVDALALTVSSKPEAARHALDVMRHCRDEWGLPTTIGLSNISFGLPARELLNSTFLSLSMASGLCSFIANPNSARLQESLHATEVLLNRDPQAERYIEKFSDWTGGSQGGAAPSTGKTANSTDSNLPPVQAAVIKGDKDSIVALVEKELDAGKAAMSIVNDLLIPGILAVGDKYEKKEYFLPQLLQSAETMQTAFARLKPLLEEDESAGEKPVVIMATVEGDIHDIGKNIVCLMLKNYGFEVVDLGKDVKAETIVDAAQEHKASIIGLSALMTTTMVRMEDTIKLVGERGLDTKVIIGGAVVTEKFCNAIGADGWSTDAIDAVKLAQRLTQ; encoded by the coding sequence GTGCCCGATTTCAGATCCGTATTGCGTGACGATAAAGTGTATTTTTTCGATGGCGGTTATGGAACGCTGCTGCAGAGCAGAGGACTGCCCGCCGGACTTTCCCCGGAATTGTGGGGACTCAAGGAACCGGATGTCATTCGCGGCGTGCATCAGGATTACATCGATGCAGGAGCCAATGTTCTGACTACCAACACATTCGGCGGCTCCCGTCCGAAGCTGGGCATGGATGCGGATCCATATGAGTTGAACAAGGCCATGACTGAAATCGCACGGCAGGTCGCTGGCGACAATGCATTCGTTGCCGCCTCCATTGGGCCCACCGGACACTTTGTCGAACCCCTTGGTGATCTGACGTTTCGAGAGCTGGTAGATATTTTCAAAGAGCAGATTCGCGGCTGTGTGGATGGCGGTGCCGATCTGATTTTGGGTGAAACTCATTTCGATCTGGCCGAGGCCAAGGCTGTGGTGGTCGCGGCACGGCAGGTTTGTGATCTGCCCGTTGCGCTCTCCATGACCTTTGAGGGCGACGCGTCCCTTACAGGCACTACGCCGCAGACCTTTGTCGACACCATGCAGAATATGGGCGTCGAGCTGATCGGTACGAACTGTTCGGCTGGCCCTGAGCAGATGCAGAATATCCTGCGTTCCTGGGCGCCCCGTTTGGAAACCCCGGTTTTTGCCGAAGCCAACGCCGGTCTGCCTGAGCTGGACGATGACGGCAACACCCGATTCCGTTTGCCGCCCGAGCCTTTTGCCGAGCAGGCCGCCGCGTTCGTTGATCTGGGTGCCAAATTCATTGGCGGTTGCTGTGGCACCACCCCCGACCACATTCGTGCCTTGCGCGCCAAGGTCGGTGACAAAACATGGCAACGCCCGGAAAAAACCGACGACGCCCAACTGGTTCTGACATCGCGTGCCGTTTCGGTTCCCATCGGTTTTAACCATCCTGGCGTGATCATCGGCGAGCGCATCAATCCGACCGGGAAAAAACAACTGACAGCCGAGTTGCAGGATGGTGCTTTCACCGAAGCTCTGCGTTTCGCCTCTGAGCAGATAGACCTCGGAGCACCCGTGCTGGATGTCAACGTCGGTGCGCCGATGGTTGACGAAGTCGCTCTCCTGCCGGAACTGACCAAAACGCTGATCAGTCGTTTTTCTACCCCTCTTTCAATTGATTCCAATGATCCCAAGGCTGTTGAAGCGGGACTGTGGGTGTACCCCGGTTCGCCGCTGGTTAACTCCATTTCCGGTGAGTCCGGCAAGATGGAGGAGCTTGGCCCGCTGTGTAAGCAGTTCGGTGCACCGTTTATCCTGCTGCCCATCGTCGGTAACAAGCTGCCTGTGACCGCAGCCGAGCGGTTGACGGTTATTGAAGGGTTGCTGCAACAGGCGTATGACCTCGGAATTCCCAAACGGTTGATCATGGTTGATGCTTTGGCTCTGACAGTGTCATCCAAGCCCGAAGCGGCACGCCATGCCTTGGATGTCATGCGCCACTGTCGCGATGAGTGGGGTCTGCCCACTACCATCGGCCTGTCCAATATCTCTTTTGGTCTGCCTGCCCGAGAACTGCTGAACTCCACCTTCCTGTCGCTTTCCATGGCATCGGGACTGTGTTCATTTATTGCCAATCCCAACTCCGCCCGTTTGCAGGAATCACTGCATGCCACCGAAGTGCTGCTCAACCGCGATCCGCAGGCGGAACGGTATATCGAGAAGTTCTCCGATTGGACCGGCGGCTCTCAGGGAGGAGCAGCGCCGTCTACCGGTAAGACTGCTAACTCCACGGACAGCAATCTTCCTCCGGTTCAGGCTGCGGTCATCAAAGGTGACAAGGATTCCATTGTCGCTCTGGTAGAAAAGGAGCTTGATGCTGGCAAGGCGGCCATGAGCATCGTCAATGATCTGCTCATTCCCGGCATTCTTGCCGTGGGCGACAAGTACGAGAAAAAGGAATACTTCCTGCCGCAGTTGCTCCAGTCCGCTGAAACCATGCAGACGGCATTTGCCCGTTTGAAGCCGCTGTTGGAAGAGGACGAATCTGCCGGAGAAAAGCCGGTAGTCATCATGGCCACAGTGGAAGGCGATATCCACGACATCGGCAAGAATATTGTCTGTCTGATGCTCAAGAACTACGGCTTCGAGGTGGTGGATCTGGGCAAGGACGTCAAGGCCGAAACCATTGTCGACGCCGCTCAGGAGCACAAGGCGTCCATCATCGGGCTGTCGGCCCTCATGACCACGACCATGGTCCGCATGGAAGATACCATCAAGCTGGTGGGTGAGCGCGGTCTCGACACCAAGGTGATCATCGGCGGTGCGGTTGTTACGGAAAAATTCTGTAACGCCATTGGCGCTGACGGGTGGTCCACTGATGCCATCGATGCAGTGAAGCTTGCACAGCGGTTGACCCAGTAA
- a CDS encoding IS5 family transposase: protein MLLFLHPKEEGMAIRQKGPRLGDYFLGHRRTKTTFLDEINELIDWQPINAFLCKKIRRKANAVGNPAYPPLAMFKILLLQRWYNLSDPGVEQALLDRLSFVRFTGFSIEDDVPDETTICRFRNGLIRLKVLDSLLDMLNRQLEGQGLLVREGAVVDASVVESQRRPRKVIDVMPEDRSEDAEEQDGPVDCRVSYSDDEEAAWLRKRNRAYYGYKLHAATDSRDGFLLCGHITPANHSDTGEFERLVNGVGLDPGARVYADKGYCSGKNRDILFDRDLEDGTMDKTPRGGRLTDFEKTRNRDISSIRQIVERAFGTLKRGYAFFRSRYVGREKVEGEFHILAMAFNLKKAVRLARA, encoded by the coding sequence ATGCTATTATTTCTCCATCCAAAGGAGGAAGGCATGGCTATTCGGCAGAAAGGACCTCGGTTGGGTGATTACTTCCTGGGGCACCGCAGAACCAAGACCACATTTCTGGATGAGATCAACGAACTCATCGACTGGCAGCCCATCAACGCCTTTCTGTGCAAGAAGATCAGGCGCAAGGCCAACGCCGTGGGCAATCCCGCCTATCCGCCTCTGGCGATGTTCAAGATTCTGCTCTTGCAGCGTTGGTACAACCTGAGTGATCCGGGCGTGGAGCAGGCGCTGCTCGACCGGCTCTCCTTTGTCAGATTTACCGGTTTTTCCATCGAGGACGACGTGCCGGACGAGACCACCATATGCCGTTTCCGTAACGGTTTGATCCGCCTGAAGGTGCTGGACTCCTTGCTCGACATGCTTAACCGCCAGCTTGAAGGACAAGGGCTTCTTGTCCGTGAGGGAGCCGTGGTGGACGCCTCGGTAGTCGAGTCGCAGCGGCGGCCGCGCAAGGTTATCGACGTGATGCCTGAGGACCGTTCCGAGGACGCCGAAGAACAGGATGGGCCGGTGGACTGCCGGGTCAGCTATTCGGATGACGAGGAGGCGGCCTGGCTCCGCAAGAGAAATCGGGCCTATTACGGCTACAAGCTCCATGCCGCGACGGACAGTCGAGACGGGTTTCTGCTCTGTGGTCACATCACTCCCGCGAACCATTCGGACACGGGCGAATTCGAGCGGCTCGTGAATGGCGTCGGCCTTGATCCCGGCGCACGGGTTTATGCGGACAAGGGCTATTGCAGCGGGAAGAACCGGGACATTCTGTTTGATCGCGATTTGGAGGACGGAACCATGGACAAGACGCCTCGTGGCGGCAGGCTGACAGACTTCGAAAAGACCCGCAACCGTGACATCAGCAGCATTCGGCAAATAGTCGAGCGGGCCTTCGGCACACTCAAACGTGGCTACGCATTCTTTCGGTCCCGATACGTGGGTCGTGAGAAGGTGGAGGGAGAGTTCCACATCCTCGCCATGGCGTTCAATTTGAAAAAAGCTGTTCGACTGGCGCGAGCCTGA
- a CDS encoding IS1595 family transposase, translating into MRKSRLSKDKQLRLIEHFVAGTTARCAADLVGVNVKTAAYYFHRLREIIAVEESCEGMDFGEFEVDESYFGGKRKGKRGRGAAGKVPVFGILKRGGKVYTQVIPDAKGKTLLPIIQERIQPDSVVYSDCWYGYNVLDVSAFKHFRINHSKLFADSHNHINGIENFWNQAKRHMRKFNGIPTKHFSLFLKECEWRFNNSNPRSQFKQLKQWVRRHMG; encoded by the coding sequence ATGCGAAAAAGTCGTTTGAGCAAGGACAAGCAGCTTCGTTTAATCGAACATTTTGTGGCTGGCACGACAGCTCGTTGCGCTGCCGATCTGGTTGGTGTGAACGTCAAAACAGCCGCCTATTACTTTCACCGGCTCCGGGAAATCATAGCGGTAGAAGAGTCCTGTGAAGGGATGGATTTTGGCGAATTTGAGGTCGATGAGAGCTACTTCGGTGGCAAGCGAAAGGGCAAAAGAGGACGTGGGGCGGCTGGTAAGGTTCCTGTTTTTGGAATCCTTAAAAGGGGCGGGAAGGTCTATACACAGGTGATTCCTGATGCGAAAGGTAAAACCTTGCTTCCCATTATTCAGGAAAGAATCCAGCCAGACAGTGTGGTTTACTCGGACTGCTGGTATGGCTACAATGTCCTTGATGTGTCAGCGTTCAAACACTTCCGAATCAACCACTCGAAGCTGTTTGCAGATAGCCACAACCACATCAATGGAATCGAGAATTTTTGGAACCAGGCCAAACGCCATATGAGGAAATTCAACGGCATTCCAACCAAGCATTTTTCTCTGTTTTTAAAGGAATGCGAGTGGCGTTTTAATAACAGCAATCCGCGAAGCCAGTTTAAACAACTGAAACAGTGGGTTAGAAGACATATGGGCTAG